A single region of the Manihot esculenta cultivar AM560-2 chromosome 12, M.esculenta_v8, whole genome shotgun sequence genome encodes:
- the LOC110627354 gene encoding putative 4-hydroxy-4-methyl-2-oxoglutarate aldolase 2, which produces MALATTAEVCDANPQLIVSGELRALQPIFQIYGRRQVFSGPVVTLKVFEDNVLIREFLEEKGNGRVLVVDGGGSLRCAILGGNPVVQAQNNGWAGIVVNGCIRDVDEINGCDIGVRALASHPMKANKKGIGEKHVPITIGGTRICDGEWLYADTDGILISRTELSV; this is translated from the coding sequence ATGGCACTGGCCACAACTGCAGAAGTTTGTGATGCAAATCCACAGCTAATTGTGAGCGGTGAGCTCCGGGCACTGCAGCCAATTTTCCAGATTTATGGTCGGCGACAAGTCTTTTCTGGTCCAGTAGTGACCCTTAAAGTGTTTGAAGACAATGTTCTCATCCGCGAGTTTCTCGAGGAGAAGGGTAATGGCAGAGTTCTTGTTGTAGATGGTGGTGGCAGTCTACGGTGCGCAATATTGGGAGGCAATCCTGTTGTGCAAGCTCAGAATAATGGATGGGCAGGCATAGTGGTTAACGGCTGCATTAGGGATGTTGATGAGATCAATGGTTGTGATATTGGTGTTAGGGCTCTGGCTTCTCATCCAATGAAAGCTAACAAGAAGGGGATCGGGGAGAAACATGTGCCAATAACCATTGGAGGGACAAGAATCTGTGATGGTGAATGGCTTTATGCAGACACAGATGGGATCCTTATTTCTCGAACCGAGCTATCTGTTTGA
- the LOC110627352 gene encoding seipin-1 — MQTQVELQVLQVETLKNLRLSLVIDLQCSAMEEEEEENEPQADWVVKIISFQADIIYNCIITLLSPFMLVFSMAFESYRRTEAAAATVESAVLKVPSKITHGSFILVRKIGVGALGAVHVLIILVSVMMLAGALGVGLVQLWVEEPLLLRQKLFFDYADVNPKAVFMFGGVDGGIIKKRQMGIPIGHTFHVNLQLLMPDSDYNRQVGMFQLAAEILSSNGNVVSKSSKPCMLQFRSLPIRLLQTCLMSIPLVLGISAETQRISVEILKHKEGYPRTKAIRVTLIPRAGTSYLPQLYEAEVIVNSRLPWTKQLVRNWKWTISIWATIYIYIFLLITLICCCRPLLFPWTVMNFSEHDNMDGNSSATEMVESEKEPRDEREVSDLMRKWQQRRRRRRTIFLQKDIAETEGSSASSMCITREDTSVVVEEDIGESESVCLGD, encoded by the exons ATGCAGACACAGGTGGAGCTCCAAGTTTTGCAAGTTGAAACTCTCAAAAACCTCCGGCTCTCTTTAGTGATCGACCTCCAATGCTCAGCgatggaggaggaggaagaagagaatGAACCACAAGCAGACTGGGTTGTAAAAATAATCTCTTTCCAAGCAGATATAATATACAATTGCATTATCACTCTCTTATCACCTTTCATGCTTGTCTTCTCCATGGCCTTTGAGTCCTACCGCCGAACTGAGGCAGCTGCAGCAACTGTGGAGTCTGCAGTTCTCAAGGTTCCCTCTAAAATAACACATGGTAGCTTCATCTTGGTGAGGAAGATAGGGGTAGGAGCTCTGGGTGCTGTTCATGTTCTCATTATTTTGGTAAGTGTGATGATGTTGGCTGGAGCCTTGGGTGTTGGGTTGGTGCAACTGTGGGTGGAGGAGCCTTTGTTGTTGAGACAGAAGTTGTTCTTTGATTACGCTGATGTGAACCCTAAGGCTGTGTTCATGTTTGGTGGGGTTGATGGGGGCATTATCAAGAAGAGGCAAATGGGTATCCCAATTGGGCATACTTTTCATGTTAATCTGCAGCTTTTGATGCCTGATTCTGATTACAACCGGCAAGTTGGGATGTTTCAG TTGGCAGCAGAAATTTTATCAAGCAATGGAAATGTGGTATCAAAGTCTAGCAAGCCATGTATGTTACAATTTAGAAGCCTTCCGATTCGGTTGCTACAAACATGTTTGATGAGCATACCCCTTGTGTTGGGAATCTCTGCAGAAACCCAGAGGATATCTGTTGAAATCTTGAAACACAAAGAAGGTTATCCAAGAACTAAAGCTATCAGAGTGACTCTGATTCCAAGGGCTGGAACATCATATCTCCCACAGTTATATGAAGCTGAAGTCATTGTGAATTCTAGGCTACCTTGGACAAAGCAACTGGTGCGCAACTGGAAATGGACAATTTCTATTTGGGCAACAATATACATTTACATTTTTCTTCTCATAACTCTCATCTGTTGCTGTAGACCACTTCTCTTCCCATGGACAGTAATGAATTTCAGCGAACATGACAACATGGATGGAAATTCGAGTGCTACAGAAATGGTCGAGTCGGAGAAGGAACCAAGGGATGAAAGAGAAGTTTCAGACTTGATGAGAAAATGgcagcagaggaggaggaggaggaggacaaTCTTCCTGCAGAAGGATATTGCAGAAACAGAAGGCTCATCAGCATCAAGCATGTGCATTACTAGGGAAGATACGAGTGTAGTAGTGGAAGAAGACATCGGAGAGTCGGAGTCTGTGTGTTTAGGTGATTGA
- the LOC110627874 gene encoding WRKY transcription factor SUSIBA2, giving the protein MDDNPPPQQPSSKTLVSSSIAHIDNFTDVDYTISSNDASENAIRGSIAQRRAAKFGFKAEKINTARFRTTSPLASPAEVGVRSPCITIPPGISPTALLDSPIMLPNSQPSPTTGTFPLPCLHYESSMLNTVVPADANKGSNAGSFRFKPHKNPDPLPDFATLENQGNNVNYQAVVSVGPSMAFEFPVEFSKEATTENCAGGSATEMKVLNGTLANSDLSDVEMGHTDVAGNQTSIQMEPIPGENVGAHNPHEEDKRTLPAPGNGRNSEDGYNWRKYGQKQVKGSEYPRSYYKCTHPNCEVKKKIEHSHDGQIMEIIYKGAHNHPKPQPNCRAQVGSASSFDEMPEMDEGGEIRVKVEVGSVWKNSKPGPEDVKVGSEWKADGLERTSSASVVTELSDLLSATQRKSMSTFKSAGTPELSSTLVGNDDDCDDGATQGSISLGVDADVEESESKRRKMESCGVETSLASRAVREPRVVVQIESEIDILDDGYRWRKYGQKVVKGNPNPRSYYKCTSAGCSVRKHVERASHNLKYVITTYEGKHNHEVPAARNSNTMNSGGGSLSQITTNTQPALALARNTGPKPETQIQDFVPGFNRKPVFNNDYLRPSFAGNFSNGMKLGASTIYPLKYPTFQHTMPYGPFEINRSATHHSGSIASLVPDFPISLPSSINASVGLSLAGADFNYNGKPIGQSQALLSGQQMVKPKQEQRDDNLYDAEQSIIDHVNASPSSSSVYQRMRNFPS; this is encoded by the exons ATGGACGACAATCCACCGCCGCAACAACCATCCTCCAAAACCCTAGTTTCCTCCTCCATTGCTCATATTGACAACTTCACTGACGTAGATTACACCATCAGTTCTAATGATGCATCGGAGAATGCTATCAGAGGAAGCATTGCCCAAAGAAGAGCAGCCAAATTTGGGTTCAAGGCGGAGAAGATTAATACTGCGAGGTTTCGGACCACCAGCCCCTTGGCTTCGCCGGCTGAGGTGGGGGTTCGCTCACCTTGTATAACTATTCCACCCGGGATTAGCCCTACCGCTCTGCTCGATTCGCCTATTATGTTGCCCAATTCTCAG CCTTCTCCCACCACTGGAACTTTTCCATTACCGTGTCTCCATTATGAAAGTTCAATGCTGAATACAGTGGTTCCTGCTGATGCTAACAAGGGTAGTAATGCTGGTTCCTTCAGATTCAAGCCTCACAAGAATCCTGATCCTCTGCCAGATTTTGCGACATTAGAAAATCAG GGAAACAATGTTAATTATCAAGCAGTTGTATCTGTGGGACCATCAATGGCTTTTGAATTTCCAGTAGAGTTCTCGAAGGAAGCTACCACAGAAAACTGTGCTGGAGGTTCAGCCACTGAGATGAAAGTTTTAAATGGAACGCTCGCAAATTCTGACTTAAGTGATGTGGAAATGGGTCATACTGATGTGGCTGGCAATCAAACCTCTATTCAAATGGAACCCATCCCTGGGGAAAATGTTGGGGCCCACAATCCTCATGAAGAAGATAAAAGGACACTACCTGCACCAGGAAATGGAAGGAATTCAGAAGATGGCTACAATTGGAGAAAGTATGGACAGAAGCAGGTAAAAGGTAGTGAATATCCAAGGAGCTACTATAAGTGTACACATCCAAATTGTGaggtaaagaaaaaaatagagcATTCCCATGATGGCCAAATAATGGAAATCATCTACAAAGGTGCCCATAATCACCCTAAACCTCAGCCTAATTGTCGAGCACAAGTTGGATCAGCTTCTTCATTTGATGAGATGCCAGAGATGGATGAAGGCGGTGAAATCCGTGTCAAAGTTGAAGTTGGATCTGTCTGGAAAAATTCAAAACCAGGGCCTGAGGATGTAAAAGTTGGTTCTGAGTGGAAGGCTGATGGTTTAGAAAGGACATCTTCAGCATCTGTTGTGACTGAGCTTTCTGATCTGCTATCGGCCACCCAAAGGAAATCTATGAGCACCTTTAAATCAGCAGGAACTCCAGAGCTTTCTTCCACCCTTGTTGGCAATGATGATGATTGTGATGATGGAGCTACTCAGGGAAGCATATCACTTGGAGTTGATGCTGATGTCGAGGAATCTGAGTCAAAGAGAAG GAAGATGGAGAGCTGCGGGGTAGAAACAAGTTTGGCATCCAGAGCTGTCCGTGAACCAAGAGTAGTTGTCCAAATAGAAAGTGAAATTGACATACTTGATGATGGCTACCGCTGGAGGAAGTATGGCCAAAAAGTTGTCAAGGGGAATCCAAACCCTAG GAGTTACTACAAATGTACAAGTGCTGGATGTTCAGTGAGGAAACATGTGGAGAGGGCCTCCCACAATCTGAAATATGTAATTACAACATATGAGGGGAAACATAATCATGAAGTGCCAGCAGCCAGAAACAGCAATACCATGAACTCTGGTGGTGGCAGTTTAAGCCAGATTACAACCAATACGCAGCCTGCTTTGGCATTAGCCAGAAACACTGGGCCAAAACCTGAGACACAAATTCAAGATTTTGTTCCTGGCTTTAATAGAAAACCAGTATTTAACAATGACTATTTGAGACCCAGTTTTGCTGGAAATTTCAGTAATGGAATGAAGCTTGGAGCTTCAACCATTTATCCTCTGAAATACCCAACATTTCAACATACCATGCCTTACGGCCCTTTTGAGATCAACCGTAGTGCTACCCATCACTCTGGCTCTATTGCTTCACTTGTTCCAGATTTTCCAATTTCATTGCCATCAAGTATTAATGCATCTGTGGGGCTTTCTCTGGCTGGTGctgattttaattataatggAAAACCAATTGGTCAGAGTCAAGCTTTGCTCTCTGGGCAGCAGATGGTGAAGCCCAAACAAGAGCAAAGGGATGATAATCTTTATGATGCTGAGCAGTCCATTATTGATCATGTAAATGCATCTCCGTCATCTTCATCAGTATATCAACGCATGAGGAACTTTCCATCATAG